One Mycolicibacterium parafortuitum DNA segment encodes these proteins:
- a CDS encoding GAF and ANTAR domain-containing protein has translation MNELPTHELARRMAELARLVAAPRRVEEVLSDVTAEVMALIPGTDAAGVLFVGKAGRFETVAGTSELPRRLDELQMLYKEGPCLDAALDELVVRTDDFRTEGRWPRYAPAAVEIGVLSGLSFKLYTSGQTAGALNLFALRPNAFDEEAETVGAILAAHAAAAVLASRQSEQLESALSSRDRIGQAKGIIMERYNIDDVAAFDMLRRLSQDSNTKLVDIASKVIETRGT, from the coding sequence ATGAACGAGCTTCCCACCCACGAGCTCGCCCGGCGGATGGCCGAGTTGGCCCGTCTGGTCGCCGCTCCTCGCCGTGTCGAGGAGGTGCTTTCCGACGTCACTGCCGAGGTCATGGCGCTGATACCCGGCACCGACGCCGCCGGGGTGCTGTTCGTCGGCAAAGCGGGCCGGTTCGAAACGGTCGCCGGCACCTCCGAGCTGCCGCGCCGCCTCGACGAGCTGCAGATGCTCTACAAGGAGGGGCCGTGTCTGGACGCGGCGCTCGACGAGCTGGTGGTGCGGACCGACGACTTCCGGACCGAGGGCCGCTGGCCCCGCTACGCCCCGGCAGCTGTCGAGATCGGGGTGCTCAGTGGCCTGTCGTTCAAGCTGTACACCAGCGGGCAGACCGCTGGCGCGCTGAACCTGTTCGCGCTGCGGCCGAACGCGTTCGACGAGGAGGCCGAGACGGTCGGGGCGATCCTGGCCGCGCATGCCGCCGCGGCGGTCCTGGCCAGCCGGCAGAGCGAACAGCTCGAGTCGGCGTTGTCCTCGCGTGACCGCATCGGTCAGGCCAAGGGCATCATCATGGAGCGCTACAACATCGACGACGTCGCCGCGTTCGACATGCTGCGCAGGCTCTCCCAGGACAGCAACACCAAACTCGTCGACATCGCGTCGAAGGTCATCGAGACCAGGGGGACCTGA
- a CDS encoding tautomerase family protein produces MPVYTLTTTVGTLSSQTKASLAAEIGRIHSEINHVPATYVNVVYQELPVDNVYAGGRPAAPVLVNGWVREGHDEEETSRLALEIASTVTEFASVPEDRVVVVFQSSPARFAVELGRLLPDPGHEADWVASLKSTRPAVSP; encoded by the coding sequence ATGCCCGTCTACACGCTGACCACCACCGTGGGAACGCTGAGTTCGCAGACCAAGGCGAGCCTGGCCGCCGAGATCGGCCGCATCCACTCCGAGATCAACCACGTGCCCGCCACCTACGTCAACGTCGTCTACCAGGAGCTGCCGGTCGACAACGTCTACGCCGGCGGGAGGCCCGCCGCCCCGGTGCTGGTCAACGGCTGGGTCCGCGAAGGGCACGACGAAGAGGAGACCAGCCGTCTCGCGCTCGAAATCGCTTCGACAGTAACCGAATTCGCTTCGGTGCCCGAGGACCGGGTGGTGGTGGTGTTCCAGAGCAGTCCGGCCCGGTTCGCCGTCGAACTCGGCCGGCTACTCCCCGACCCCGGCCACGAAGCCGACTGGGTGGCATCGCTCAAGAGCACCCGGCCCGCCGTTTCCCCATAG
- the mdlC gene encoding benzoylformate decarboxylase, with the protein MSDAKTVHEVTYDLLRKLGLTTVFGNPGSTEQTFLKSFPDDFTYVLGLQEASVLAMADGFAQTTGKPALVNLHTAAGTGNAIGSLVAAYKSNTPMIVTAGQQTREMLLMDPYLANRDETMMPQPWVKWAYQPARAEDVPAAFMQAYIVAMQPPMGPVFLSIPLDDWDKPALGPAVVRTASHHTEPDRARLRDFADRINRAKNPLLVIGPEVDRSGAWDAGVAFAEKLGAPVLGTALPDRISFPENHKLWAGQLPMSIAGVNQAVYGHDLVIVVGAQVFRYYPYIAGEILPEGTELLQLTADPHLSAVAPVGDSVLGDVKVALDELIDMIDAHDQAAVTPPLSPIPVEQAETTAPMTANAVYQVLGTYKPDNAVVVMESTSTMLDQKRWLPTTQPASFFATGSGGIGWGVPGAVGIALGDRERGVERTVVATIGDGSFEYSIQAIWTAAQHKLPIVFVVLRNGEYSVLKSFAELEQTPNVPGLELPGLDIASLGKGFGCRAVTVNDTAELEREFAAAVAADGPTVIVAPTRPQDAGLS; encoded by the coding sequence ATGTCCGATGCCAAGACCGTCCACGAAGTCACCTACGATCTGCTCCGGAAGCTGGGTTTGACAACAGTTTTCGGCAATCCCGGATCGACGGAACAAACCTTTCTGAAGAGCTTTCCCGACGATTTCACCTACGTGCTGGGGCTGCAGGAAGCCTCGGTGCTCGCGATGGCCGACGGCTTCGCGCAAACCACCGGTAAGCCCGCGCTGGTCAACCTGCACACCGCCGCCGGCACCGGCAACGCGATCGGAAGCCTGGTCGCGGCGTACAAGTCGAACACCCCGATGATCGTCACCGCCGGCCAGCAGACCCGCGAGATGCTGCTGATGGACCCGTACCTGGCCAACCGCGACGAGACGATGATGCCGCAGCCCTGGGTCAAGTGGGCCTATCAACCGGCCCGCGCCGAGGATGTGCCCGCGGCGTTCATGCAGGCCTACATCGTGGCGATGCAGCCGCCGATGGGTCCGGTATTCCTGTCCATCCCGCTCGACGACTGGGACAAGCCCGCACTCGGCCCCGCCGTGGTCCGCACCGCGAGCCATCACACCGAACCCGACCGCGCCCGGCTGCGCGACTTCGCCGACCGGATCAACCGCGCGAAGAACCCCCTGCTGGTGATCGGACCCGAGGTCGACCGCAGCGGAGCCTGGGACGCCGGTGTCGCATTCGCCGAGAAGCTCGGCGCCCCCGTGCTGGGAACCGCTCTGCCCGACCGGATCTCGTTCCCGGAGAACCACAAGCTGTGGGCCGGTCAGCTGCCGATGTCCATCGCGGGCGTCAACCAGGCGGTCTACGGGCACGACCTCGTCATCGTCGTCGGCGCGCAGGTGTTCCGCTACTACCCCTACATCGCCGGCGAGATCCTGCCCGAGGGCACCGAACTGCTGCAGCTGACCGCCGACCCGCACCTGTCGGCCGTGGCGCCGGTCGGCGACAGCGTGCTCGGTGACGTCAAGGTCGCGCTCGACGAGTTGATCGACATGATCGACGCCCACGACCAGGCGGCGGTGACGCCTCCGCTGTCCCCGATCCCCGTCGAGCAGGCCGAGACCACCGCCCCGATGACCGCCAATGCCGTCTACCAGGTGCTGGGCACGTACAAGCCCGACAACGCGGTGGTCGTCATGGAATCCACCTCGACGATGCTCGACCAGAAGCGGTGGCTGCCCACCACGCAGCCGGCCAGCTTCTTCGCCACCGGCAGCGGCGGCATCGGCTGGGGTGTGCCGGGCGCGGTCGGCATCGCGCTCGGTGACCGCGAACGCGGCGTCGAGCGCACCGTCGTCGCGACCATCGGCGACGGCTCCTTCGAGTACTCCATCCAGGCCATCTGGACCGCCGCACAGCACAAGCTGCCGATCGTGTTCGTGGTGCTGCGCAACGGCGAGTACTCGGTGCTGAAGTCCTTCGCCGAACTGGAGCAGACCCCCAACGTCCCGGGCCTGGAACTGCCCGGCCTTGACATCGCCTCTCTCGGAAAGGGATTCGGCTGTCGCGCGGTGACGGTCAACGACACCGCTGAACTCGAGCGGGAGTTCGCCGCCGCGGTGGCCGCCGACGGACCCACCGTGATCGTCGCCCCCACCCGTCCGCAGGACGCGGGCCTGAGCTGA
- a CDS encoding heme-binding protein, giving the protein MSVLVRSAGAMVIAGAALLFNSALAASQPPPPNCSIGDQAGILSGVSASLSAYMFTHPDVNGFFSGLRGLPPDERRAKVDAYLDANPTVEADLSGIRAPMTDFRNRCGLPPAGMPDA; this is encoded by the coding sequence ATGTCTGTTCTCGTCCGATCCGCGGGTGCGATGGTGATCGCCGGTGCCGCATTACTTTTCAACAGTGCGCTCGCAGCGTCCCAGCCACCGCCACCGAACTGCTCCATCGGGGACCAGGCCGGAATCCTGTCCGGCGTCTCGGCGTCGCTGTCGGCCTACATGTTCACCCACCCCGACGTGAACGGGTTCTTCAGCGGCCTGCGCGGCCTGCCCCCGGACGAACGCCGCGCCAAAGTCGACGCATACCTGGATGCGAATCCCACGGTCGAGGCGGATCTGTCGGGCATCCGCGCGCCGATGACCGACTTCCGGAACCGGTGCGGTCTGCCGCCGGCCGGCATGCCGGACGCCTGA
- a CDS encoding MspA family porin: MKTIARVLIAMVASIAALFVSTGTSNAGLDNELSVVDGQGRTLTVQQWDTFLNGVFPLDRNRLTREWFHSGKATYIVAGEGADDFEGTLELGYQVGFPWSLGVGINFSYTTPNIAYDGFGFVPAGDPDFGFLNSVVTPPLFPGVSISADLGNGPGIQEVATFSVDVAGPGGSVVVSNAHGTVTGAAGGVLLRPFARLISSTGDSVSTYGEPWNMN; this comes from the coding sequence ATGAAGACAATCGCTCGGGTGCTGATCGCGATGGTGGCGTCCATCGCGGCATTGTTCGTGAGCACTGGCACCTCCAACGCCGGTCTGGACAATGAGCTGAGTGTCGTCGACGGCCAGGGCCGCACGCTGACAGTTCAGCAGTGGGACACGTTCCTCAACGGTGTTTTCCCCCTCGACCGCAACCGCCTGACCCGTGAGTGGTTCCACTCCGGCAAGGCGACCTACATCGTGGCCGGCGAAGGCGCCGACGACTTCGAGGGCACCCTGGAGCTGGGCTACCAGGTCGGCTTCCCCTGGTCGCTGGGCGTCGGCATCAACTTCAGCTACACCACCCCGAACATCGCCTACGACGGTTTCGGCTTCGTCCCGGCCGGTGACCCCGACTTCGGCTTCCTCAATTCCGTCGTGACGCCGCCGCTGTTCCCCGGTGTCTCGATCTCGGCCGACCTCGGTAACGGCCCGGGCATCCAGGAAGTCGCGACCTTCTCGGTCGACGTCGCCGGCCCCGGTGGTTCGGTTGTCGTCTCGAACGCTCACGGCACCGTGACCGGCGCCGCCGGTGGTGTGCTGCTGCGTCCGTTCGCCCGGTTGATCTCCTCGACCGGCGACAGCGTCAGCACCTACGGCGAGCCGTGGAACATGAACTGA
- a CDS encoding cytochrome c oxidase subunit 3, which produces MTETSSPPRGARRIPGESGTWVFLFGDMLVFGAFFVTFLVERAAAPEVFDDARTTLHIGVGVLNTLVLLTSSLCVVLALNALRAGMWPIATRAVAAAIGCGALFIALKVYEYVSLGTAGHGPGANDFYLYYFILTGLHLFHVCLGIGALSFVLSQTRRRALARGADGFRAELSVTRTALVEGAACFWHLVDLLWIFLFALLYLVS; this is translated from the coding sequence GTGACGGAGACATCCTCACCGCCGCGCGGTGCGCGGCGGATTCCCGGCGAGAGCGGCACCTGGGTCTTCCTGTTCGGCGACATGCTCGTCTTCGGCGCATTTTTCGTCACCTTCCTGGTCGAACGAGCCGCCGCACCAGAGGTATTCGACGATGCCCGCACCACGCTGCACATCGGTGTCGGCGTGCTCAACACCCTGGTGCTGTTGACGAGTTCGCTGTGTGTGGTGTTGGCGCTCAACGCGTTACGGGCCGGCATGTGGCCGATCGCGACCAGGGCGGTCGCGGCGGCGATCGGCTGCGGTGCGCTGTTCATCGCTCTGAAGGTCTACGAGTACGTCTCCCTCGGCACCGCGGGTCACGGCCCCGGCGCCAACGACTTCTACCTCTACTACTTCATCCTGACGGGTCTGCACCTGTTCCACGTGTGCCTGGGCATCGGGGCGCTGTCCTTCGTGCTGAGCCAGACCCGCCGCCGAGCGCTCGCGCGAGGAGCCGACGGTTTCCGCGCCGAATTGAGTGTCACCCGGACCGCTCTGGTCGAAGGCGCGGCATGCTTCTGGCATCTGGTGGATCTGCTGTGGATCTTCCTGTTCGCACTGCTGTACCTGGTGAGCTGA
- a CDS encoding cytochrome C oxidase subunit IV family protein, which produces MAVLTLLKNRAGASWLFLVAATVVSWAVGAEHGTGSTVAVLVLAIAAIKVRLVGLDFMELRHAPIPLRAAFEAYCVGIWALLSALYLWL; this is translated from the coding sequence ATGGCTGTTCTGACCCTGCTGAAGAACCGCGCCGGTGCCAGCTGGCTGTTCCTGGTCGCCGCGACCGTCGTCTCCTGGGCGGTGGGCGCCGAACACGGCACCGGCTCGACGGTGGCCGTGCTGGTACTGGCCATCGCCGCGATCAAGGTGCGACTGGTCGGCCTCGACTTCATGGAGCTGCGGCACGCCCCGATCCCGCTGCGTGCTGCGTTCGAGGCCTACTGCGTCGGGATCTGGGCGTTGCTGTCCGCGCTCTATCTCTGGCTCTGA